A genomic window from Exiguobacterium acetylicum DSM 20416 includes:
- a CDS encoding SH3 domain-containing protein, whose protein sequence is MKRLLRTSLTLLLLFALCLPAIPAKAASYQVVVTSTIGANIRSKPSTASSATIVRRAAYKAKFTAVSYTNGWYKIKDGGTYRYLSNQVAKKVTSSSVKTYKIVVYSKAGANVRTSPSTASSKNIKRLASYNSKFNAVSYSNGWYKVKGKVNYYYVSSQVARKVTTSSPKPSSGSYPVASMRYFKLGSSSYQLTKESFVRRYPASTTKLLTGIVAYDEAARKGTLDQVFTLTSSMLSVPAGSSVAGFRAGDKVTMRQLLNGMLIRSGNDAAKAIAVRTAGSESKFVSYMNSRARSIGMSANHFMNPHGFYHPSHYTTAADMQKLANTYAKYSALMTISGRKSYQTTVKGPYARTLTWYHTNTSLPGDTRVYASKTGYTPESGYTRVFFIKKGSTRYGLVTLKGSLSQTETTLRSVLNQ, encoded by the coding sequence ATGAAGCGCTTGCTCCGTACTAGTCTTACGCTCTTATTATTGTTCGCTTTATGTCTTCCTGCCATACCTGCAAAGGCAGCCAGTTACCAAGTCGTCGTCACTTCGACGATTGGGGCGAACATCCGCTCAAAGCCGAGTACAGCCTCGTCTGCGACAATCGTCCGACGTGCCGCGTACAAGGCAAAATTCACAGCCGTCTCGTATACGAATGGCTGGTATAAGATCAAGGACGGAGGTACATATCGTTATCTATCGAACCAAGTCGCTAAAAAAGTAACGAGTAGTTCCGTGAAGACGTACAAAATCGTCGTCTACTCGAAAGCTGGAGCGAACGTCCGGACATCACCAAGCACGGCCTCATCAAAAAATATCAAACGACTCGCATCCTACAATTCGAAGTTCAATGCAGTCTCGTACTCGAACGGTTGGTATAAGGTCAAAGGGAAAGTCAATTATTATTACGTCTCTAGCCAAGTTGCCCGAAAAGTGACGACGAGCAGCCCTAAACCATCGAGTGGCAGTTATCCGGTTGCATCGATGCGGTATTTCAAGCTTGGATCGTCAAGTTATCAATTGACGAAGGAAAGCTTCGTCCGTCGTTACCCAGCGAGTACGACGAAACTGTTGACGGGAATCGTCGCGTATGATGAAGCAGCACGTAAAGGTACGCTCGATCAAGTGTTCACTCTGACGTCTTCGATGTTATCCGTTCCGGCAGGTAGCAGTGTCGCTGGCTTCCGGGCTGGCGATAAAGTCACGATGCGTCAACTGTTGAACGGGATGCTGATCCGCTCTGGTAATGATGCAGCAAAAGCGATCGCTGTCCGGACAGCAGGTTCTGAATCGAAGTTCGTCTCGTACATGAACAGTCGCGCCCGTTCAATCGGGATGAGTGCGAACCATTTCATGAACCCACATGGCTTCTATCATCCAAGTCATTACACGACGGCTGCTGATATGCAAAAACTCGCGAATACATATGCGAAGTACAGCGCGCTCATGACGATCAGTGGACGAAAATCATACCAGACGACTGTCAAAGGACCGTACGCACGGACATTGACGTGGTATCACACGAACACGTCACTTCCAGGTGATACGCGTGTTTATGCGAGCAAGACCGGTTACACACCGGAATCTGGTTACACACGTGTCTTCTTCATCAAAAAAGGCTCGACGCGATATGGTCTTGTCACACTGAAAGGATCGTTGTCTCAAACCGAGACGACACTCCGTTCTGTCTTGAACCAATGA
- a CDS encoding glutathione peroxidase yields the protein MLQDHSFQRVDGTSASLSDYPAQAWLIVNTASKCGLTPQFEGLEQLHQDYRSQGLTVLGFPCNQFANQDPGTDEEIQSFCQVNYGVTFPVFSKIDVNGEQAHPLFEELKAQAPTMDGTTDVEWNFTKFLVTRDGEVTRFSPKTNPTDLTAAIERLLVQV from the coding sequence ATGTTACAAGATCATTCATTTCAACGCGTCGACGGAACGTCGGCATCCTTAAGTGACTACCCAGCTCAAGCATGGCTGATCGTCAATACAGCCAGCAAATGTGGCTTAACGCCACAGTTCGAAGGACTCGAGCAATTGCATCAAGACTATCGTTCGCAAGGATTGACCGTACTTGGTTTCCCATGTAATCAGTTCGCGAATCAAGATCCGGGAACAGACGAGGAGATTCAGTCGTTCTGCCAAGTCAACTACGGCGTGACATTCCCCGTCTTCTCAAAAATCGATGTCAACGGTGAGCAAGCACATCCGCTATTTGAGGAACTGAAAGCACAAGCACCAACGATGGACGGTACAACAGACGTCGAGTGGAATTTCACGAAATTCCTCGTGACCCGTGATGGAGAAGTGACGCGGTTCTCACCAAAAACGAATCCAACTGATTTGACGGCAGCGATCGAACGATTGCTCGTTCAAGTCTAA
- a CDS encoding AmiS/UreI family transporter produces the protein MSVCYLGGVALFLNSLTLFGKVDLRSAGVFSLITGLLQTFIATYLVIGAAGDPALTFGYASIYLFAFTYVYVGITFLFNLDGSGVGWFSLFVAIAALFYAFVSFTTNDIIGGVTWLFWALLWSLFFLGMGMNRPIDAITARVALVLSWLTLIAPALIGLRFGYFSSAYQWLWSGAAILTVVYFLYTMMKFSMLRTIRSS, from the coding sequence ATGTCAGTTTGTTATTTGGGGGGCGTCGCGCTCTTTTTAAATAGTTTGACCTTGTTCGGAAAAGTCGATCTCCGTAGTGCGGGTGTCTTCAGCCTTATCACTGGTCTATTGCAGACGTTCATCGCGACCTATCTCGTCATCGGTGCAGCAGGTGATCCAGCCCTGACGTTCGGATACGCGAGCATCTATCTGTTTGCCTTTACGTATGTGTACGTCGGGATCACGTTCTTATTCAATCTCGACGGGAGCGGTGTCGGTTGGTTTTCCTTGTTCGTCGCGATTGCCGCCTTGTTTTATGCGTTCGTCAGCTTTACGACGAATGACATCATCGGTGGTGTGACCTGGTTGTTCTGGGCACTGCTCTGGAGCCTGTTCTTCCTCGGAATGGGAATGAATCGCCCGATTGATGCAATCACTGCCCGCGTTGCCCTCGTCTTGAGCTGGTTGACGTTGATCGCACCGGCACTGATTGGTCTTCGGTTCGGCTACTTCAGTTCGGCATACCAGTGGTTATGGAGCGGTGCTGCCATTCTGACTGTTGTTTATTTCCTCTATACGATGATGAAATTCTCGATGCTTCGGACGATCCGCTCGTCGTGA
- a CDS encoding glycerate kinase, which yields MGRHLILMDAFKGSISSNEAAEAVASGIRAYDSTAIIDSSPVADGGEGTLDVYLALGYDVKTAMTMDLAGRPCEVEYAVKGTDAVIEVARICGLPMRRSEDDPVRMNTRGVGRLIAQLRDQGITQIRLALGGTGTTDGGLGLLAEVGCRLQDALGDPISFQTNPLLETHTIQCPAYPVQLEALVDVTALYHGPDGPAYLFGPQKGLLLENIVKLDQQLERIGRLLGLENVKGTGAAGGLGGAIYALGGTIVPGAKTILQHLRVAERMEQADYVWTGEGRVDRQSQIGKLPGEVTRMAQAADVPCLILAGIVEENMPHALDCRSIHGGQAITLEREQTMARMSEQARKWLEELSLKQG from the coding sequence ATGGGACGTCACTTGATTTTGATGGATGCATTCAAAGGGAGTATTTCTTCGAACGAGGCGGCAGAAGCTGTCGCCTCCGGAATCCGAGCGTATGATTCGACAGCAATCATCGATTCTTCGCCTGTTGCGGACGGCGGGGAGGGAACGCTCGATGTCTATCTCGCACTCGGATATGACGTGAAGACGGCGATGACGATGGATTTGGCAGGTCGTCCGTGTGAAGTAGAGTACGCTGTCAAGGGTACAGATGCCGTCATCGAAGTCGCGCGTATTTGTGGATTGCCGATGCGGCGAAGCGAGGATGATCCCGTCCGAATGAATACGCGTGGTGTCGGTCGTTTGATTGCTCAGTTACGTGATCAAGGAATCACGCAGATCCGACTGGCTTTAGGCGGGACTGGTACGACGGATGGAGGACTTGGTTTGCTCGCAGAAGTCGGCTGTCGGTTACAGGATGCCTTGGGTGACCCGATTTCATTTCAAACGAATCCGTTACTTGAGACGCATACTATTCAATGCCCGGCGTATCCTGTTCAACTGGAAGCGCTCGTCGATGTGACAGCCCTTTATCATGGTCCAGATGGTCCAGCTTATCTGTTCGGTCCCCAAAAAGGACTGCTTTTAGAAAACATCGTAAAGCTTGATCAACAACTTGAACGGATCGGGAGGTTACTTGGACTAGAAAATGTTAAAGGAACTGGAGCAGCCGGTGGACTCGGGGGAGCGATCTATGCGCTTGGTGGCACAATCGTTCCAGGAGCCAAGACGATCCTGCAACATCTTCGCGTAGCAGAGCGGATGGAGCAAGCAGATTATGTCTGGACGGGAGAAGGACGTGTCGACCGTCAAAGTCAAATCGGTAAGTTACCGGGTGAGGTCACGCGGATGGCACAAGCAGCTGACGTCCCTTGTCTGATCCTTGCCGGAATCGTCGAAGAAAACATGCCACACGCACTCGATTGTCGCTCGATCCATGGAGGACAAGCAATCACGCTCGAGCGAGAACAGACAATGGCTCGTATGAGCGAACAAGCACGTAAGTGGCTCGAGGAACTTTCGCTGAAACAGGGATGA
- the kdpB gene encoding potassium-transporting ATPase subunit KdpB: MMERIMHPTPEEHQPNGEPEHQSKSAINGSIARQATIDAFKKLNPVNMVKQPIMFVVWIGCLLAIGYTIFIDEMRGFNLTVSIILFLTVLFANFAESIAEGRGKAQADSLKASKADVMARKRVGQLIQSVSSATLRKGDIVFVRAGEYVPGDGEIIKGLASIDESAITGESAPVIKEAGGDFSSVIGGTLVVSDEIEVRITSNPGESFLDQMIALVEGASRQKTPNELALSTLLTSLTLIFLLVVMTLPVFTNYLGFDLSGPILIALLVCLIPTTIGGLLSAIGIAGMDRVTRFNVIAMSGKAVEAAGDIQTIILDKTGTITFGNRMASEITPVGERTAEQAFEGTILASLADETPEGRSVLELAELRAMPVEQHWLDGAEIVPFRAETRMSGLDLRDGRRVRKGAGQAIQDWVTEQGGTIPNDLQEKVDAVSRLGGTPLVVAIDATILGVIYLKDTVKPGMRERFDRLREMGIKTVMCTGDNPLTAATIAREAGVDDFVAECKPEDKIRVIQQEQAAGHLVAMTGDGTNDAPALAQADVGLAMNSGTQAAKEAANMIDLDSNPTKIIEVVEIGKQLLMTRGALTTFSIANDVAKYFAIIPAMFMVAIPQMEVLNIMRLDSPTTAILSALIFNAIIIPMLIPLAMRGVTYKPMTADQLLGRNLLIYGLGGVVVPFIGIKIIDVLLASIL, from the coding sequence ATGATGGAACGAATCATGCATCCGACGCCCGAGGAACACCAACCGAACGGGGAGCCGGAACACCAATCCAAATCAGCAATCAATGGCTCGATCGCGCGTCAAGCGACGATCGATGCCTTTAAAAAATTAAATCCCGTCAATATGGTCAAACAACCAATCATGTTCGTCGTCTGGATCGGTTGCTTGCTCGCAATCGGCTATACGATCTTCATTGACGAGATGCGTGGCTTTAACTTAACGGTCAGCATCATCCTCTTTTTGACGGTCTTATTCGCGAACTTCGCGGAGTCGATCGCGGAAGGACGTGGGAAAGCACAAGCGGACTCACTGAAAGCGTCGAAAGCAGACGTCATGGCCCGTAAACGTGTCGGACAACTGATTCAAAGCGTCTCGTCGGCGACACTTCGGAAGGGAGATATTGTCTTCGTCCGAGCAGGGGAGTATGTACCGGGTGACGGTGAAATCATCAAAGGACTTGCTTCGATTGATGAATCAGCGATCACCGGTGAATCCGCACCCGTCATCAAGGAAGCAGGCGGTGATTTCTCATCGGTCATCGGCGGAACACTCGTCGTCAGTGACGAGATCGAAGTCCGGATCACAAGTAATCCAGGTGAGTCATTCCTCGATCAGATGATTGCCCTCGTTGAAGGCGCAAGTCGTCAGAAGACACCGAACGAACTCGCGTTATCAACGCTCTTGACGAGCTTGACATTGATTTTCTTACTTGTCGTCATGACATTACCTGTCTTTACGAACTACCTTGGATTTGATCTGTCAGGTCCAATCTTGATCGCCTTACTCGTCTGTTTGATCCCGACGACGATCGGTGGCTTGCTGTCCGCAATCGGAATCGCCGGGATGGACCGAGTCACCCGCTTCAACGTCATCGCGATGAGCGGGAAGGCGGTCGAAGCAGCAGGCGATATCCAGACGATCATCCTGGACAAAACAGGAACGATCACGTTCGGTAACCGGATGGCGTCGGAGATCACGCCAGTCGGTGAGCGTACTGCTGAGCAGGCGTTCGAGGGGACAATCCTCGCCTCGCTCGCTGATGAGACACCAGAAGGACGTTCCGTTCTTGAACTCGCTGAACTTCGCGCAATGCCGGTTGAACAACACTGGTTAGATGGCGCAGAGATTGTACCGTTTCGAGCAGAGACACGAATGTCCGGACTCGACTTAAGAGATGGACGCCGTGTACGGAAAGGGGCGGGACAAGCGATTCAAGATTGGGTGACAGAACAAGGCGGAACGATTCCGAATGATTTGCAAGAGAAAGTAGATGCGGTCTCTCGTCTCGGTGGCACACCACTTGTCGTCGCGATCGACGCAACGATCCTTGGCGTCATCTATTTAAAAGATACGGTCAAACCGGGCATGCGGGAACGATTCGATCGTTTACGTGAAATGGGCATCAAGACGGTCATGTGTACCGGAGATAACCCGTTGACGGCAGCAACGATCGCCCGCGAAGCAGGCGTCGATGATTTCGTCGCGGAATGTAAGCCGGAAGACAAGATTCGTGTCATCCAGCAGGAACAAGCAGCCGGTCACCTCGTCGCGATGACGGGAGACGGTACGAATGACGCACCGGCACTCGCTCAAGCCGATGTCGGTCTCGCGATGAACAGCGGAACACAAGCGGCGAAAGAAGCAGCGAACATGATTGATCTTGATTCAAACCCGACGAAAATCATCGAAGTCGTCGAAATCGGGAAGCAGCTCTTGATGACACGGGGAGCGTTGACGACGTTCTCGATCGCAAACGATGTCGCGAAATATTTTGCGATCATCCCGGCAATGTTCATGGTCGCCATTCCACAGATGGAAGTACTCAATATCATGCGTCTTGATTCCCCGACGACAGCGATTTTGTCTGCCTTGATCTTCAATGCGATCATCATTCCGATGTTGATTCCGCTTGCGATGCGAGGAGTCACTTACAAACCGATGACGGCGGATCAATTACTCGGTCGTAACTTACTGATCTACGGTCTTGGCGGTGTCGTCGTACCGTTCATTGGGATTAAAATCATCGATGTCTTGCTTGCAAGCATCCTCTAA
- the kdpA gene encoding potassium-transporting ATPase subunit KdpA: protein MWTQFMIQFWILLVIALCAAVLLGRYIGIYFAPVAERRVDKISKVERRLLLLLGVDEKKHDQSWVGYSKSLLLVNIFFFIGGYLLLRFQGSLPLNPNGAVNLDWSTALHTTISFMTNTDQQHYSGEALSYLSQTFVLGTMLFVAPTMAFTVCIAVIRGLANKPLGNFYADFVRFILRILIPISLVFGMVMIVFGVPQTFGGAVSVTTLEGAKQLIYRGPVAAFEVIKQLGNNGGGFFGVNGAHPFENPNQFVNFIQMFLMLLIPMSLPIAYGKIIGSAKQGRLFLDVMTLLFIMMTVGMAGSLLANPTAHGQELRFGQIGTALYSSITTAAETGAVNAMHDSLHPLAGLIQLGNMMLNVVYGGAGAGFLNVLLYAFVAVFLTGLLIGRTPTFLGKKIETFEVKMIAIALLVPPFLILVGTAISMYAAPGVAGISNPGYHGLSQVLYEFTSATANNGSGFEGLGDANVYWNVSTSFALFFGRYIPLILMLAIVGSLKAKPSVPQDEFSFKTDTPLFGTVFLGTVVLVGALTFLPVLVLGPVADWLTM from the coding sequence ATGTGGACTCAATTCATGATCCAATTTTGGATCCTACTCGTCATCGCACTTTGCGCGGCGGTCTTGCTTGGTCGCTACATCGGGATATACTTCGCACCTGTCGCAGAGCGTCGGGTCGATAAAATCAGTAAGGTCGAACGACGGCTCCTGTTGTTACTCGGCGTCGATGAAAAGAAACACGATCAATCGTGGGTCGGCTATTCGAAAAGTTTGTTGCTTGTAAATATTTTCTTCTTCATCGGTGGTTATTTGCTACTTCGTTTCCAAGGCAGTCTACCGCTCAATCCGAACGGTGCTGTGAATCTCGATTGGTCGACAGCGTTGCATACGACGATCAGTTTCATGACGAACACCGATCAACAACACTATTCAGGCGAGGCACTCTCATATCTCTCGCAAACGTTCGTCCTTGGAACGATGTTGTTCGTCGCTCCAACGATGGCGTTCACGGTCTGTATCGCTGTCATTCGTGGTCTTGCGAACAAACCGCTCGGTAACTTCTATGCCGACTTCGTTCGCTTCATCTTGCGGATCCTGATTCCGATTTCACTCGTGTTCGGGATGGTCATGATCGTCTTCGGTGTACCACAGACGTTCGGAGGGGCGGTCAGCGTCACGACGCTCGAAGGAGCGAAGCAGTTGATTTACCGTGGACCGGTCGCTGCTTTTGAAGTCATCAAACAGCTCGGGAACAACGGTGGTGGTTTCTTTGGTGTCAATGGTGCTCATCCATTCGAGAACCCGAACCAATTCGTCAACTTCATCCAGATGTTCTTGATGCTACTGATTCCGATGTCACTTCCGATCGCTTACGGAAAAATCATCGGTTCGGCGAAACAAGGACGATTATTCCTTGATGTCATGACGCTTCTCTTCATCATGATGACGGTCGGGATGGCAGGGAGCTTACTTGCGAATCCAACGGCACATGGTCAGGAATTACGATTTGGTCAAATCGGAACGGCGCTCTACAGTTCGATCACGACGGCAGCTGAAACCGGAGCGGTCAACGCGATGCATGACTCGCTGCATCCACTTGCTGGATTGATCCAGCTCGGCAATATGATGCTTAACGTCGTTTACGGTGGAGCAGGTGCAGGATTCCTGAACGTCTTGCTTTACGCCTTCGTCGCAGTCTTCCTGACAGGTCTCTTGATCGGTCGGACACCGACGTTCCTCGGAAAGAAAATCGAGACGTTCGAAGTGAAGATGATCGCGATCGCGCTACTCGTACCGCCATTCCTGATTCTCGTCGGAACGGCAATCTCGATGTACGCTGCACCAGGCGTTGCCGGTATCTCGAATCCAGGTTATCACGGACTGTCGCAAGTCTTGTACGAGTTCACGTCCGCGACGGCGAACAACGGATCCGGGTTTGAAGGGCTTGGCGACGCCAACGTCTACTGGAACGTCTCGACATCATTCGCGCTGTTCTTCGGACGCTACATCCCATTGATCTTGATGCTTGCAATCGTGGGTTCGCTTAAAGCGAAGCCATCGGTTCCTCAAGATGAATTTTCGTTTAAGACAGATACACCACTCTTCGGAACAGTCTTCCTCGGTACGGTCGTACTCGTCGGTGCATTGACATTCTTGCCAGTGCTCGTACTTGGACCGGTCGCGGATTGGCTGACGATGTGA
- a CDS encoding Gfo/Idh/MocA family protein translates to MKLAVIGLGDIAQKAYLPVYAERSDIEVYLISRDEEKAKRLQAAYRFAGTYATFADAVQEGIDAVMIHSATVVHAEQARQALEAGIAVYVDKPVSMEIEEIRELTRLSEEKQLPFITGFNRRFASAHQRLLEVNDPNLVLMQKNRTSFIEDAKPFLFDDFIHVADTLRFLTGRGEIEDLHVKSKQDASGLHHVTIQFVSNGITAIGVMNRNNGITEERVEMMGPEEKRIATDVTILNQLTKEGTLRYPLDNWEATLKRRGFVGMLDAFLRTVKGESSESVVASDSLATHELCQQVYEQVQATR, encoded by the coding sequence ATGAAATTAGCAGTCATTGGTCTAGGGGACATCGCACAAAAAGCCTACTTACCCGTCTATGCCGAACGATCCGATATCGAGGTGTATCTGATCTCGCGAGACGAGGAAAAAGCAAAACGATTGCAAGCGGCCTATCGCTTTGCAGGAACATACGCGACGTTTGCTGACGCCGTACAGGAGGGAATCGATGCGGTCATGATCCATTCAGCGACTGTCGTCCATGCGGAGCAGGCACGGCAAGCGCTTGAAGCAGGAATCGCCGTCTACGTTGATAAGCCGGTCTCGATGGAAATCGAAGAGATTCGTGAACTGACACGTTTGTCGGAAGAGAAACAGTTACCGTTTATCACGGGATTCAATCGACGCTTCGCTTCAGCGCATCAGCGCTTGCTTGAGGTCAACGATCCGAATCTCGTCCTCATGCAAAAAAATCGGACGTCGTTCATCGAAGACGCTAAGCCGTTTCTATTTGACGACTTCATTCATGTTGCGGATACACTGCGTTTCTTGACAGGACGCGGTGAGATTGAAGACCTACACGTCAAGAGTAAGCAGGACGCAAGCGGTCTGCATCACGTGACGATTCAATTCGTCTCAAACGGTATCACGGCAATCGGTGTCATGAACCGCAATAACGGCATCACGGAAGAACGCGTCGAAATGATGGGACCGGAAGAAAAACGAATCGCAACGGACGTGACGATACTCAATCAATTGACGAAAGAAGGCACGCTTCGATATCCGCTCGATAACTGGGAAGCGACATTAAAGCGCCGTGGATTCGTCGGTATGCTGGACGCGTTCCTTCGGACGGTCAAAGGGGAATCCTCCGAGTCGGTCGTAGCTTCTGATAGCCTCGCGACACATGAATTATGCCAACAGGTGTATGAGCAGGTTCAAGCAACACGTTAA